One window from the genome of Rhinolophus ferrumequinum isolate MPI-CBG mRhiFer1 chromosome 10, mRhiFer1_v1.p, whole genome shotgun sequence encodes:
- the CAPZA3 gene encoding F-actin-capping protein subunit alpha-3, whose product MAHSVLSREEKERIIRRLLIQAPPGEFVNAFDDLCLLIRDEKLMHHQGECAGHQHCQKYSVPLCIDGNPVLLSHHNVMGDFRFFDCQSKLSFKFDLLQNQLQDIQSHGIIRNETEYLRTVVLCALKLYVNDHYPSGNCNVLRKTVKNKEFLIACIEDHSYETGNFWNGLWKSKWIFQINPFLTQVTGRIFVQAHFFRFVNLHIEISKDLKESLEIVNQAQLALSFARLVEEQENKFQAAVLEELQELSNEALRKILRRDLPVTRTLIDWQRILSDLNLVMYPKLGYVIYSRSVLCNWII is encoded by the coding sequence ATGGCACATAGTGTTCTGagtagggaagagaaagaaagaataattcgCAGACTGTTAATACAGGCTCCTCCAGGGGAATTTGTAAATGCCTTTGATGATCTCTGTCTGCTAATCCGTGATGAAAAACTCATGCACCATCAAGGTGAGTGTGCAGGTCACCAACACTGCCAAAAATATTCCGTACCGCTCTGCATTGATGGAAATCCAGTCCTCTTGTCTCACCACAATGTAATGGGTGACTTCCGATTCTTTGACTGTCAAAGCAAACTTTCGTTCAAATTCGACCTGCTTCAAAACCAGTTACAAGACATCCAAAGTCACGGTATCATTCGGAATGAGACAGAATACCTGAGAACTGTTGTTCTGTGTGCCTTAAAACTGTATGTGAATGATCACTATCCATCAGGAAATTGCAACGTGCTGagaaaaactgtgaaaaataaggaGTTCTTGATAGCTTGCATTGAAGACCACAGCTATGAAACAGGAAATTTCTGGAATGGCCTCTGGAAATCTAAATGGATTTTCCAAATAAATCCATTTCTAACCCAAGTTACTGGTAGAATTTTTGTGCAAGCTCACTTCTTCAGGTTTGTCAACCTTCATATTGAAATTTCCAAGGACCTGAAAGAAAGCTTGGAAATAGTCAACCAAGCTCAACTGGCTCTAAGTTTTGCAAGGCTTGTGGAAGAGCAAGAGAATAAATTTCAAGCTGCAGTCTTAGAAGAATTACAGGAGTTATCGAATGAAGCCCTGAGAAAAATTCTACGAAGAGATCTTCCCGTGACCCGCACTCTTATTGACTGGCAGAGGATACTCTCTGACCTGAATCTGGTGATGTATCCTAAATTAGGATATGTCATCTATTCAAGAAGTGTATTATGCAACTGGATAATATAA